One genomic window of Leptotrichia shahii includes the following:
- a CDS encoding potassium channel family protein has translation MKKKIEKLHKNKRFRMSYQVIFIFLALYSFVTTLLDLHGDISIFNNPILEFIDVSIYLIFAVDYFIRFTNSDNKLDFIESNIPDLISIIPYYSIFRLFRIFKIRRLARVFKHLKLTKAYLSVKKFYKKIKKILRANGLIYLLIFAVLGIIVSALIVSYVEKLSYFNSLWWAFVTATTVGYGDVYPHTFIGRIIAIFLILIGMGTFGMITGAITSYFLNRQTDLIPDDDLDEYVLNSQNYTDTEKQEIITFIQFIRNKRKK, from the coding sequence ATGAAAAAGAAAATTGAAAAATTACATAAAAACAAAAGATTCCGTATGAGTTATCAAGTTATTTTTATTTTCTTGGCATTATACAGCTTTGTCACTACACTTTTAGATTTACATGGCGATATTAGCATTTTTAATAATCCAATCCTGGAATTTATTGATGTATCAATTTATTTAATTTTTGCAGTGGATTATTTTATACGTTTTACAAATTCAGACAATAAATTAGATTTTATTGAAAGCAATATTCCTGATTTAATCTCAATTATTCCGTATTATTCTATTTTTAGGCTATTCAGAATTTTTAAGATTAGACGTTTAGCAAGAGTTTTTAAGCATTTAAAACTGACAAAAGCTTATTTGTCTGTAAAAAAATTCTACAAAAAAATAAAAAAAATCTTGAGAGCAAATGGACTTATTTATTTGTTAATATTTGCTGTACTTGGAATCATAGTATCTGCCCTAATAGTTTCCTATGTCGAAAAACTCTCTTATTTTAATAGCCTATGGTGGGCTTTTGTAACTGCAACTACTGTTGGTTATGGAGATGTCTATCCGCATACATTTATTGGAAGAATAATTGCTATTTTTCTGATACTGATTGGAATGGGAACTTTTGGAATGATTACAGGAGCAATCACAAGTTATTTCTTAAATCGGCAAACTGATTTAATTCCAGATGATGATTTAGATGAATATGTCTTAAACTCCCAAAACTACACAGATACAGAAAAACAGGAAATTATAACTTTTATACAATTTATAAGAAACAAAAGAAAAAAATAA
- a CDS encoding FAD-dependent oxidoreductase → MKIVVIGGGAAGMMFSTQYKKANPEDEVILFEKSSYVAWAGCPTPYFIADELKKSDVLHGTPEDFIKRGINVKIHHEVTKIDFENKTLTVKGNEINGTISYDKLVIAVGAKSFVPNIAGYSQNLENVFTLSHAENAFKIKDYLNENKSKLKNAVVVGAGFIGLEMVESFRKNGLNVTLIEKADQIFPNVSENLKKRIYKEIENNDVELKLNSGVTEIISENNVAKSVKLDNGETVNFDIALFSIGITPNIDFLPKELKTDSGKITVNDKFETNIKDVYAIGDCVFNKYYKTDRNLYAPFGDVANKHGMFLAKHLSGKDVSWKGLIRSFATSFYDVKLAQTGLSLKEALQLGYNADVVSMKAMYKNSGFEDSVPASAEIIYDKDKKIVLGGAMVGKEAVAQFIDQMAIVIALETPIEKFIEIDFAYSPTNASVWNPLLVTYRKVIK, encoded by the coding sequence ATGAAAATAGTTGTAATTGGAGGCGGAGCAGCTGGAATGATGTTTTCGACTCAATATAAAAAAGCAAATCCTGAAGATGAGGTTATTTTATTTGAAAAATCCTCTTATGTGGCTTGGGCTGGATGTCCAACACCTTATTTCATTGCTGATGAATTGAAGAAAAGTGATGTTCTGCACGGAACACCTGAAGATTTTATAAAGCGTGGAATTAATGTAAAAATTCATCACGAAGTTACAAAAATAGATTTTGAAAATAAAACTTTAACAGTAAAAGGCAATGAAATTAACGGGACAATTTCTTATGACAAATTAGTGATTGCTGTTGGAGCAAAATCGTTTGTGCCAAATATTGCTGGATATTCTCAAAATTTGGAAAATGTATTTACTTTATCACATGCAGAAAATGCCTTTAAAATAAAAGATTATCTTAACGAAAATAAATCAAAATTAAAAAATGCAGTTGTTGTAGGAGCTGGATTTATTGGACTGGAAATGGTTGAATCATTTAGAAAAAATGGATTAAATGTTACACTAATTGAAAAAGCTGATCAAATTTTTCCAAATGTTTCTGAAAACTTGAAAAAAAGAATTTATAAAGAAATAGAAAATAATGATGTTGAATTAAAATTAAATTCAGGAGTTACAGAAATAATTTCTGAAAATAATGTAGCAAAATCAGTAAAACTGGATAATGGTGAAACTGTAAACTTTGATATTGCATTATTTAGCATTGGAATTACTCCAAATATTGATTTTCTACCTAAAGAATTAAAAACTGATTCTGGAAAGATTACTGTAAATGATAAATTTGAAACAAATATTAAAGATGTATATGCAATTGGAGATTGCGTTTTTAACAAATATTACAAAACTGACAGAAATTTATATGCTCCATTTGGAGATGTAGCAAACAAGCATGGAATGTTCCTTGCAAAACACTTATCTGGAAAAGATGTGAGCTGGAAAGGGTTAATCCGTTCTTTTGCAACTTCATTTTATGATGTAAAACTGGCACAAACTGGACTTTCTCTAAAAGAAGCTCTGCAATTAGGATACAATGCCGATGTAGTTTCAATGAAAGCAATGTATAAAAATTCTGGCTTTGAAGATTCTGTTCCTGCAAGTGCTGAAATTATTTACGATAAAGATAAAAAAATTGTTCTTGGCGGAGCAATGGTCGGAAAAGAAGCAGTAGCACAATTTATAGATCAAATGGCTATCGTTATTGCTCTTGAAACACCTATTGAAAAATTCATAGAAATTGACTTTGCATATTCCCCAACAAATGCAAGTGTCTGGAATCCGTTATTAGTAACATACAGAAAAGTTATTAAATAA